Proteins from a single region of Chloroflexota bacterium:
- a CDS encoding flagellar biosynthesis protein FlgA: MLERLESRASAGRPVTVALAGAGRFGTSIAAQIAQMDGLRLAAVADPNVSNGAEALRAAGWADDQVQRCESPVAAQAAVEAGNAALAPDADALVSAPIEVFVDATGIPDVAAHNAWQALRRGRHVVMVTVEADVSCGWALAREARRQDVVYTLAAGDQPIAIMELFDWAVALGLEPVAVGRGTRLYPHDRHGDADQALARLGYDAETAGRLRLNAQMYNSFRDGTKSQIEMCAVSNMTGLPPDRRGMHEPSAGLNELADLFAPREAGGLLHRTGVVDLANAVAPDGASEMPEHIATGVWAVVTCDDERVREDLRIHGTRVSRDGDRTLLFREYHLCGVETPLSIAQAALLGATSGAPRETPTSEVLAYAKRDLQPGDTLDGSGGQLVYGLIDRAEAGRADGVLPLGLAYGALVREPVAADQPIPVDAVCAVQDSFVARLRQEAGA; the protein is encoded by the coding sequence ATGCTCGAGCGACTCGAGTCGCGCGCGTCGGCCGGCCGACCCGTGACGGTGGCGCTGGCGGGCGCCGGGCGGTTTGGGACCAGCATCGCGGCGCAGATCGCGCAGATGGACGGTCTGCGTCTGGCGGCGGTGGCCGATCCCAATGTGTCCAATGGCGCGGAGGCCCTTCGCGCCGCCGGCTGGGCGGACGACCAGGTGCAGCGCTGCGAGAGCCCGGTCGCCGCGCAGGCGGCTGTTGAAGCCGGCAATGCCGCGCTTGCGCCCGACGCCGACGCGTTGGTCTCCGCGCCCATCGAGGTGTTCGTGGACGCGACCGGTATCCCGGACGTGGCCGCCCACAACGCCTGGCAGGCCCTGCGCCGGGGTCGCCATGTCGTGATGGTCACGGTCGAAGCCGACGTGAGCTGCGGCTGGGCCTTGGCGCGCGAGGCGCGGCGGCAGGACGTGGTTTACACGCTCGCCGCCGGCGACCAGCCGATCGCGATCATGGAGCTGTTCGACTGGGCCGTCGCGTTGGGCCTGGAACCCGTGGCCGTGGGACGCGGCACGCGGCTCTACCCGCACGACCGTCACGGAGACGCCGATCAAGCCCTGGCGCGGCTCGGCTACGACGCGGAGACGGCGGGCCGTCTCCGCCTGAACGCGCAGATGTACAACTCGTTTCGCGACGGCACCAAGTCCCAAATCGAGATGTGCGCCGTGTCCAACATGACGGGCCTGCCGCCGGACCGTCGCGGCATGCACGAGCCGTCGGCCGGCTTGAACGAGCTGGCCGACCTGTTCGCGCCGCGCGAGGCCGGTGGTCTGTTGCACCGGACGGGCGTGGTCGATCTGGCGAACGCCGTGGCGCCCGACGGCGCGTCGGAGATGCCGGAGCACATCGCCACCGGCGTGTGGGCCGTGGTCACTTGCGACGACGAGCGCGTGCGCGAGGACCTGCGCATCCACGGCACGCGCGTCTCACGCGACGGCGATCGCACGCTGCTGTTTCGCGAGTACCACCTGTGCGGCGTAGAGACGCCGCTGAGCATTGCGCAGGCGGCGCTGCTGGGCGCGACATCGGGCGCGCCGCGCGAGACGCCGACCTCCGAGGTGCTGGCATATGCCAAGCGCGACCTCCAGCCGGGCGACACGCTGGACGGCTCCGGCGGGCAGTTGGTCTACGGCCTGATCGACCGGGCGGAAGCGGGACGTGCCGACGGCGTGCTGCCGCTGGGGCTTGCCTACGGAGCCCTTGTGCGCGAGCCCGTGGCCGCCGATCAGCCGATTCCTGTGGATGCGGTGTGCGCGGTCCAGGACTCATTCGTGGCACGGCTGCGTCAGGAGGCCGGCGCATAG
- a CDS encoding aldose 1-epimerase family protein, which produces MPTLWGRDYTRAELMARVGDLSQVGGVREYRLDGGSGDGVEAVDCDTGSGLRFTVLPGRALDISSASYRGIPLAFRTPTGDVQGARYEPGGQGWIRTTVLGLLVTGGLTNVGDPVDDDDAGGEEGLHGRLSNLGATNVWADGAWDGDEYRMWVQGRVRQAILYGENLELVRRIETSLGSSAIEIHDTVTNHGHRTQHMMILYHMNPGHPLLDEGTRFHVRSRSRRFHDIYTGASPEGWEVYEGPSVDWQVQVLIHDVDAEADGTVHAALVNRGLGDGLGLGFTWNKNQLPYLNHWRNTTPGDYVTGIEPGNATVLGRARNRADGTLHSLEPGETASFDVRIEVLDGANAIHAFVALVGA; this is translated from the coding sequence ATGCCGACGCTCTGGGGACGTGACTACACCCGCGCGGAGTTGATGGCGCGCGTTGGCGATCTCTCCCAGGTCGGCGGCGTCCGCGAATACCGCCTGGACGGCGGCTCGGGTGATGGCGTGGAGGCGGTCGATTGCGACACGGGGTCGGGTCTGCGCTTCACCGTGCTCCCGGGGCGCGCCCTGGACATTTCGAGCGCTTCATATCGCGGCATCCCCCTGGCGTTCCGCACGCCGACGGGCGACGTGCAGGGCGCGCGCTATGAACCCGGCGGGCAGGGCTGGATTCGCACCACGGTGCTCGGCCTGCTGGTGACCGGCGGCCTGACCAACGTGGGCGACCCGGTGGACGACGACGACGCGGGGGGCGAGGAGGGCCTGCACGGACGGCTGTCCAACCTGGGCGCGACCAATGTCTGGGCGGACGGCGCGTGGGACGGCGACGAGTACCGCATGTGGGTCCAGGGGCGCGTGCGCCAGGCGATTCTCTACGGGGAAAACCTGGAGCTCGTCCGCCGCATTGAAACTTCGCTGGGCTCAAGCGCCATCGAAATCCACGACACGGTGACCAATCACGGCCACCGCACCCAGCACATGATGATCCTGTATCACATGAACCCCGGCCATCCCCTGCTCGACGAGGGGACCCGATTCCACGTGCGCAGCCGGTCGCGCCGGTTCCACGACATCTATACCGGAGCAAGCCCGGAGGGGTGGGAGGTCTACGAAGGCCCGTCCGTCGACTGGCAGGTGCAGGTGCTAATTCACGACGTGGACGCGGAGGCCGACGGCACGGTCCACGCGGCGCTGGTCAATCGCGGGCTGGGCGACGGGCTTGGGCTGGGGTTTACCTGGAACAAGAATCAGCTGCCCTATCTGAACCACTGGCGAAACACCACGCCCGGCGACTACGTGACCGGCATCGAGCCCGGCAACGCGACCGTGCTCGGTCGGGCGCGCAACCGCGCCGACGGCACCCTGCACTCCCTCGAGCCCGGCGAGACGGCGTCGTTCGACGTGCGCATCGAGGTGCTCGACGGGGCGAACGCCATCCACGCCTTCGTCGCGCTCGTCGGGGCGTAG
- a CDS encoding VOC family protein → MKVRAVDFVQIQVRDMDRALGFYRDALGMPVGQAWGDEWVELAAGDTTIALAAEVEGVAVALSVDSVSDAIQELKAKGVEVVAGPQGNEWCASAAIRDPEGNLLVLHQRHDGTVG, encoded by the coding sequence ATGAAGGTTCGAGCGGTCGACTTCGTTCAGATCCAGGTGCGCGACATGGACCGGGCCCTGGGCTTTTATCGCGACGCCCTGGGGATGCCGGTCGGCCAGGCGTGGGGCGACGAGTGGGTGGAGCTGGCGGCCGGCGACACCACGATCGCGCTGGCGGCGGAGGTCGAGGGCGTGGCCGTCGCGTTGTCCGTCGATAGCGTGAGCGACGCGATCCAAGAGCTCAAGGCGAAGGGTGTGGAGGTGGTGGCCGGACCCCAGGGCAACGAATGGTGCGCCAGCGCCGCAATCCGGGACCCGGAGGGCAACCTGCTTGTGCTGCACCAGCGACACGACGGCACGGTGGGATAG
- a CDS encoding type II toxin-antitoxin system VapC family toxin, producing the protein MRAVVDASVLVAALVETGPVGSWAEAAVVEGPLAAPEFVLAETSNILRRMERSGRISTLEATASHRDMLRLDIALFSFAPYAERVWALRANVTSYDAWYVALAEALDYPIVTLDRRLSRATGPRCDFITPPH; encoded by the coding sequence GTGAGGGCCGTCGTCGACGCATCCGTCCTCGTCGCGGCTCTAGTCGAGACGGGACCCGTAGGATCCTGGGCCGAAGCGGCTGTTGTCGAAGGCCCCCTGGCCGCACCGGAGTTCGTCTTGGCCGAGACGAGCAACATCCTGCGCCGGATGGAGCGATCCGGCCGGATTTCAACGCTTGAAGCCACCGCCAGCCACCGAGACATGCTGCGGTTGGATATTGCGTTGTTTTCGTTCGCCCCGTATGCCGAGCGCGTGTGGGCGCTGCGCGCAAACGTCACCAGCTACGACGCGTGGTACGTCGCGCTGGCCGAGGCCCTCGACTATCCGATCGTGACGCTCGATCGGAGGCTTAGCCGCGCCACCGGACCGAGGTGCGACTTCATCACGCCCCCGCACTAA
- a CDS encoding thioesterase family protein, with translation MTRERLDAPDAPPAHRETLRVRYSDTDAQGIAHHSSYILWLEEARLGWLRAIDLGYADLTAGGLFLSLVECSCRYISPAMGEDVVTVDVWVGEISRLRVRLRYEIRRDDTLLATAATQNAFVDGDGRPRRLPADHPAWLKLREL, from the coding sequence ATGACTCGCGAACGCCTGGACGCCCCCGATGCGCCGCCCGCTCACCGCGAGACCCTGCGCGTGCGCTATTCCGATACCGACGCGCAGGGCATCGCGCACCATTCCAGCTACATCCTCTGGCTCGAAGAGGCCCGGCTCGGGTGGCTGCGCGCGATCGACCTGGGCTACGCGGACCTCACCGCCGGCGGCCTGTTTCTATCGTTGGTCGAATGCAGCTGCCGCTACATCTCCCCGGCCATGGGTGAGGACGTGGTGACCGTGGACGTGTGGGTGGGCGAGATCTCACGCCTGCGGGTGCGGCTGCGCTACGAAATTCGGCGGGACGACACGCTGCTGGCCACGGCCGCGACGCAGAATGCCTTCGTGGACGGGGACGGCCGACCCAGGCGGCTACCTGCCGATCACCCGGCGTGGCTCAAGCTGCGGGAGCTTTGA
- a CDS encoding DUF402 domain-containing protein: MTVQPWRPGDQVVMRSVWGERLQIAMPMTVIADTERITALYLAAGTPIKNKSTYRSDHLPLGDWEMVDDVWRDDLIRIKYADDAHAFYAMWKGDRFHRWYINLESAYQRTPIGFDFTDHVLDIVVRPDLSGWHWKDDDELSRAVALGFVTQTQADAFYAEGKRAIARLEANRSPFADGWETWHPDPAWSVPPLPSNWDVID; the protein is encoded by the coding sequence GTGACCGTTCAGCCTTGGCGTCCCGGCGATCAGGTCGTCATGCGCAGCGTGTGGGGCGAGCGACTCCAAATCGCCATGCCCATGACGGTGATCGCCGACACCGAGCGAATCACGGCCCTTTACCTCGCCGCCGGCACGCCAATCAAGAACAAGAGCACCTATCGGTCGGACCACTTGCCGCTTGGCGACTGGGAGATGGTCGACGACGTATGGCGGGATGATCTGATCCGCATCAAGTACGCGGACGACGCGCACGCCTTCTACGCTATGTGGAAGGGCGACCGGTTCCATCGGTGGTATATCAACCTCGAAAGCGCCTACCAGCGCACGCCCATTGGCTTCGACTTCACCGACCACGTCTTGGATATCGTCGTCCGTCCCGATCTGTCCGGCTGGCACTGGAAGGACGACGACGAGCTGTCACGAGCGGTTGCGCTCGGATTCGTCACCCAGACTCAAGCCGATGCCTTCTATGCGGAAGGCAAGCGCGCGATCGCCCGGCTGGAGGCGAACCGCTCGCCGTTCGCCGACGGCTGGGAGACGTGGCATCCAGACCCGGCATGGTCAGTTCCCCCGCTGCCGAGCAACTGGGACGTCATCGACTAG
- a CDS encoding VOC family protein, with amino-acid sequence MNDEPLFEAAYPFQDDVLALPVADLDQASEWYGRSFGLAEAERRDRPVPTVFMERDGVRFGFAVNGGDASMDGAAILVSDIHRARQELEANGVATANWRVDERDGQRFQVFFVVAPDGLCWYFHQPIG; translated from the coding sequence ATGAATGACGAGCCTCTATTCGAAGCGGCCTACCCGTTTCAGGACGATGTGCTCGCGCTGCCCGTCGCGGACCTCGATCAGGCGTCGGAGTGGTATGGCCGGTCCTTCGGCCTCGCCGAAGCGGAGCGCCGCGACCGCCCGGTTCCCACCGTGTTCATGGAGCGTGACGGCGTGCGGTTCGGCTTCGCCGTGAACGGCGGCGATGCCAGCATGGACGGTGCGGCCATCCTGGTCAGCGACATCCACCGCGCCCGGCAGGAGCTGGAGGCCAACGGCGTCGCCACCGCGAACTGGCGCGTGGACGAGCGCGACGGGCAGAGGTTCCAGGTGTTCTTCGTCGTCGCGCCGGACGGGCTCTGCTGGTATTTCCATCAGCCCATCGGATAG